CATTCTTGACACCTCGCCGGAGCTGTTTGATCGACTGATGGCGGTGAATGTGCGGGCACCGTTCTTCCTGATGCAAGAAGCGTTGAAGCTGATGATCAGCAACGGTGTGGAAGGCGCGGTGGTGAATATCCAGAGCGTCACCGGGCATGGCGGGCAATCCTTTCTCAGCGCCTATGCGGCGTCCAAGGGCGCGCTGGCGATCCTCACCAAGAACGTGGCGTTCAGCGCGCTGCGCAACCGTATCCGCGTGAATGGCCTGAATATCGGCTGGATGGACACACCCCATGAAGATGACATCCAGCGCCAGTACCACGGCGCCCAGGATGGCTGGCTGGAGAGGGCTGAACGCGCACAACCGTTTGGGCGCCTGCTCAAGCCCGAAGAGGTGGCGCGCAGCGTGGCGTTCCTGCTGTCCCGCGAGTCGGGGATGATGACCGGTTCGGTGATCGACCTGGAACAAGGCGTGGTCGGTTGCACCGACGGCGGCAGCCCGCAGCCCAATCAGGCGCTGGGAGGTGTGTGATGTCGGTGTTCGTGACTGAACAGGCCGTGCGCCTGGCGGATTTCAGCGAACTTTGCGCGCAACAGGTCAATGCCGAGGATTACCCGCTGTGCGCGCAAGTGCTGAGCAATGTGCCGATCTATCAGGCCCAGACCCTGCGCAATGCTGAGCGTTTGACGGCGATGAACGAACTGCATCGCCTGTTCCGCGACGGGCCTGGGGTGATGGTGGTGCGCCGGGCTTATGAAGACCTGGAAGTGGTGGACCGCCACAGCCAGGTGTTCGAAGCGATTTTCGCCAACGAGGCCGCGCAAGGGGTGGCCGCCGACCACTTCGCCAAAGCCGGCAGCAATGGGCGCATCTGGAATTCGTTGCAGAAAGCCGCGCTGGAGTCGCCCGCCTCCTTTGTCGAGTACTACGCCAACCCGTTGCTGGGCTTGATCGCCGAGGCATGGTTGGGCCCGAGCTATCAGGTGACCGCCCAGGTCAACGTGGTGCATCCCGGCGGCCAGGCGCAGCAGCCCCACCGTGATTACCACTTGGGGTTCCAGACCAATGACGTGGTGGAGCGCTTTCCCCTGCCCCTGCACCTGCTGTCCCAATACTTGACGCTACAGGGCGCGGTGGCGCACTCGGACATGCCGCTGGAAACCGGCCCGACCCAACTGCTACCGTTTTCCCAGCAATACGCCCTGGGCTATCTGGCGTGGCGGCGCCCGGAGTTCATCGACTACTTCCAGCAACACGCCGTGCAACTGCCGCTGAACAAGGGCGACCTGTTGTTCTTCAACCCGGCGCTGTTCCATGCCGCCGGCACCAACCGCACGCCGGACCGCCAGCGCATGGCCAACCTGCTGCAGATCTCCTCGGCATTCGGCAAACCCATGGAAGCCCTCGACCGCGATCGCATGATGCTCGCGGTATACCCGGCCTTGCTCGATAACACTGCGCTGGATGCCCAGGCCGTGGAGGCGGTGATTGCCTGCACCGCCGACGGCTATTCCTTCCCCACTAACCTGGACACCGACCCACCTTTGAAGGGCCTGGCCCCGCAAACCGGGCAGCAGTTGATGCAGCAAGCCCTCGACGAACGCTGGCCGCTTTCGGACTTTGCCGCTGCCGTGGCGCAGATGCGGGCCAAACGCCAAGCGTGAACCCTCTGTTTTAACAACAACAAGAAGAACGGAGCACCACCATGAAGAAGCAACTCCTTGCGGCACTCTTTACCCTGGCAATCAGCCCCTGGGCGCTGGCCGATATCCGTATCGGCGTGAGCATCGCCCAGGTCGACGATGTCTTCCTCGCGCAAATGCGTGACTACATGGCCGCCCACGCCAAGGCACTCCCCGGCGTAACCCTGCAATTTGAAGACGCCCAAGGCGATGTGGTGCGCCAGCTCAATCAGGTGCAGAACTTCACGGCCCAGGGCATGGACGCGATTATCGTCAACCCGGTGGACACGGCAGCCACACAAAAAATGACCGCCAATGCCCAGCAGGCCAAGACCCCGCTGGTCTACGTCAACCGCCGGCCGGATGCCCAGCAGTTGCCACCGGGCGTGGGCTACGTGGGCTCGGATGAGGTCAAGGCCGGTGAAATCCAGATGCGCTACCTGGCCGAGAAAATGGGCGGCAAGGGCAACCTGGCGATCATGCTCGGGCTGCTGTCCAACAACGCCACGCACAACCGCACGCTGGGGGTGAAGACCGTGCTCAAGGAGTATCCCGACATCAAGATCGTCGAGGAGCAGACCGCCGAGTGGCAACGCAACAAGGCGATCGACTTGATGAACAACTGGATCGTCTCCGGGCGCAAAATCGACGCGGTGGCGGCGAATGCCGATGAAATGGCAATCGGCGCAGCCATGGCAATCAGCCAGGCAGGGATGCAGCCGGGCAAGGACATCCTGGTGGCCGGCAGCGATGGCGGCCCAGCGGGGTTGGACGCGGTCAAGAAGGGCCAGTTACTGGTGACGGTGTACCAGGACAATAAAGGCCAGGCGGTGGGCTCGATTGACCTGGCGGTGAAGATGGTGAAGAAGGAGCCGTACACGGCTGAGCTGACGATTCCTTATCAGCAGATCACCAAGGAGAACTACCAGGCCTTCCTCAATCCTTGATTGGATTCAAGCAAAGACGTTGTTTATGTGGTGAGCGAGCTTGCCTCGCGCGGGGCAAGCCCGCTCACCACAGGAGCTAGACCCGATCCAGGGCTTCATGCCAGCCTCCAGATCAACATCCCGCCCAGGCCGAACAAACAAGCAACCCCTCCTCCGTATGCCACTGTGCGCCAGGGTTGCCATCTCGCCAAATACGCCAGCGTGTGCAAAACCCGCGCAATCACAAAAGCGCAAAACATCCCGCGGGTGGCGACATTGGAGGTCTCCAACGCCACACACAACCCACCCAACACGAAAAACAGCGGGATGTTTTCCAGGTCATTCCTCCACGCCTTGGCCGCTCTCGTGACCTGCGGCAGTTCCTCACCATGGGTCGCACGGTCGAAGAATCGCGCATCCTCCGGGTTGGTAAAGGCCTTGAGCCTCAGGCGAAAAACGCCCTGATAAGCGGAAATCGCAAACATCTTCAGGCACAGCACCAGCACACACAGCGCATAAACGTGCAAAAGATCACTCATCGCGCACCCCGTTCACCACCAGATAGAGCAACGGCCCCACCGACACAAACACCGCCGTCAGCACAAAATATGGCAGCAACGAAACCATCGAGCGTCCGCGCCGCCGCGCATCCCGATACATCCATACACACGCCAGCAACGCCATCAAATACAGGTCGATCACCACCTGCGCAGTGTCCGGCCGCGACATCAATTCGCGGCCAAAGGCCAACAGCGACTGCTCGGCCGTCAGCATCGTTACCAGGGTGTAGAGCGAGAATCCGAGCAAACCGGCCAGGGCGATAAAGCGACTGTTCATGGGTTCTTCCTTGGCGTGATAGAGGCCCCACGTTAGTGATAAGGTTCGGCCCCTCGCAATGACCTCGGAGGTCATGATTCCGCCATGGACAACCCTGCTACTGCCGGCGAACACCTGCGCCAATTGCGCCGGCACGCCAAGCTGAGCCAGCTCGACCTGGCCCTGATCACCGGCATTTCCCAGCGCCACCTCAGTTGCATCGAGACCGGTCGCGCCAAGCCAAGTCCCGGCACGCTACACAACCTGTTGACCACGCTGGAGGCACCGCTGGAGCAGTGCAACCGCGTATTCCTCGCCGCCGGCTATGCGCCGCGTTACGCCGCCACCCCACTCGCCTCGCCCGCCATGGCGGCAATCCGCGAAGCCGTCAGCCATGTGCTGCACGCCAACAATCCGGCCCCTGCCATCCTGCTGGGCAGCCAGTGGGAAGTGCTGGCGGCGAATGCCAGTACCGGCCTGCTGTTTGAATTGGTGGGCATCCGCCCGGATGCGGCTGAGGGCGTGAACTTGCTGACGACGCTGCTGCAGCCAGGCGGCCTGGGCGATCACCTGAGCAATGCCGAGGAGATCCGCACCCTGGCCTGGCAGCGCGCCACCCGTGAGGCGTTGGGCAATCCTGAACTGGCCGCGCTGCTGGCAAGCCTGCCAACTCCGGCCAACACCGAACTGCCCACACACATGCCACCGCTGGTACTGACCCGCGTGCGCTCACGCCAGGGTGAACTGAGCTTTTTGTCCACCTTCACCACGTTTGGCATGCCCCAGGACATTACCCTCACCTCCCTGCGGATCGAACATCTGATTCCTGCGGACGAGGCCACCTGGCAGGTGATGCGCGGCGCTTATGCGGAGTATGCCGCGCTGGTTTTGTGAAATATCTGTCCGTAGACTGCCGCCATACCCCCACTTGAAGGCGGCGAAAAAAACGTGATGCAAGTTACCGAAGTCTCCATTGCCCAATTGCGCGCTGCGCTTGAATCCGGCCAGACCACGGCCGTTGAACTGGTCAACGCCTACCTGGCGCGGATCGACGCCTACGACGGCCCGCAGACCGCCACCGCCTTGAACGCCGTGGTGGTGCGCAACCCCGAGGCCCTGAAAGAAGCCGAGGCGTCCGATGCACGCCGGGCCAAAGGCGAAACCTTGGGGCCATTGGATGGCATTCCTTACACCGCCAAAGACAGCTACTTGGTCAAGGGCCTGACCGCAGCCTCCGGCAGCCCGGCGTTTGCCCACCTGGTCGCCCAGCGTGACGCGTTCACCATCGAGCGTCTGCGCGGCGGCGGCGCCATCTGCCTGGGCAAGACCAACATGCCGCCGATGGCCAATGGCGGTATGCAGCGTGGCGTGTATGGCCGCGCCGAAAGCCCGTATAACGCCGACTACCTGACGGCGCCGTTTGCCTCCGGCTCGTCCAACGGCGCCGGCACTGCGACGGCGGCCAGTTTCGCCGCATTTGGCGTGGCCGAAGAAACCTGGTCCAGCGGACGCGGCCCGGCGTCCAACAATGGCCTGTGTGCCTACACGCCGTCCCGTGGCGTGATATCGGTGCGCGGCAACTGGCCGCTCACACCGACCATGGACGTGGTGGTGCCTTACGCCCGCACCATGGCCGACCTGCTGGAAGTGCTCGATGTGGTGGTGGCCGAAGACCCGGACACCCGTGGCGACCTCTGGCGTTTGCAGCCGTGGGTGCCGATCCCGAGCGTCGCCTCGGTGCGCCCGGCGTCCTACGCTGAACTGGCCGTGACTGCCGAATCCCTCGTCGGCAAACGCTTTGGCGTGCCACGCATGTACATCAATGCTGACCCCGACGCCGGCACCAGTGAAAAGCCCGGCATCGGCGGCCCCACCGGGCAGAAGATCAACACTCGCGCCAGCGTGATCGACCTGTGGAACGACGCACGCCATGCCCTGGTTGCGGCCGGTGCCGAAGTGATCGATGTGGACTTCCCACTGGTGTCCAACTGCGAAGGCGACCGCCCTGGCGCACCCACCGTGTTCACCCGTGGCCTGGTCTCCAAAGAGTTCCTCCACGATGAACTGTGGGAGCTGTCGGCCTGGGCCTTCGATGATTTCCTGCGCGCCAACGACGACCCTGCCCTCAACCGCCTGGCGGATGTGGACGGGCTGAAGATCTTCCCCCACGACCCCGGCACCCTGCCCAACCGTGAGGACGATCTGGCCGCCGGCATGGACGAATACGTGCGCATGGCCGAACGCGGTATCACGCCGTGGAACGAGATCAGCACGGTCCCCGATGGCCTGCGCGGCCTGGAGCAAACCCGCCGCATCGACCTGGAAGACTGGATGGACACGCTCGGTCTCGACGCAGTGTTGTTCCCGACCGTGGCTGATGTAGGCCCAGCGGATGCCGATGTGAACGAAGCCTCTGCCGATATCGCCTGGAGCAACGGCGTGTGGGTCGCCAACGGGAACCTCGCGATCCGCCATCTCGGCGTGCCGACTGTCACCGTGCCAA
The genomic region above belongs to Pseudomonas azotoformans and contains:
- a CDS encoding SDR family oxidoreductase, producing MPNTDLATSFSGQYFVVTGSTQGLGAAVARTLAERGATGLIICGRRRAQGEEQVRLLAQLDCQAFFVEADLEKVEDCRAVIDAARTHFGTLHGLVNCAGMSDRGTILDTSPELFDRLMAVNVRAPFFLMQEALKLMISNGVEGAVVNIQSVTGHGGQSFLSAYAASKGALAILTKNVAFSALRNRIRVNGLNIGWMDTPHEDDIQRQYHGAQDGWLERAERAQPFGRLLKPEEVARSVAFLLSRESGMMTGSVIDLEQGVVGCTDGGSPQPNQALGGV
- a CDS encoding phytanoyl-CoA dioxygenase family protein, with product MSVFVTEQAVRLADFSELCAQQVNAEDYPLCAQVLSNVPIYQAQTLRNAERLTAMNELHRLFRDGPGVMVVRRAYEDLEVVDRHSQVFEAIFANEAAQGVAADHFAKAGSNGRIWNSLQKAALESPASFVEYYANPLLGLIAEAWLGPSYQVTAQVNVVHPGGQAQQPHRDYHLGFQTNDVVERFPLPLHLLSQYLTLQGAVAHSDMPLETGPTQLLPFSQQYALGYLAWRRPEFIDYFQQHAVQLPLNKGDLLFFNPALFHAAGTNRTPDRQRMANLLQISSAFGKPMEALDRDRMMLAVYPALLDNTALDAQAVEAVIACTADGYSFPTNLDTDPPLKGLAPQTGQQLMQQALDERWPLSDFAAAVAQMRAKRQA
- a CDS encoding sugar ABC transporter substrate-binding protein; the protein is MKKQLLAALFTLAISPWALADIRIGVSIAQVDDVFLAQMRDYMAAHAKALPGVTLQFEDAQGDVVRQLNQVQNFTAQGMDAIIVNPVDTAATQKMTANAQQAKTPLVYVNRRPDAQQLPPGVGYVGSDEVKAGEIQMRYLAEKMGGKGNLAIMLGLLSNNATHNRTLGVKTVLKEYPDIKIVEEQTAEWQRNKAIDLMNNWIVSGRKIDAVAANADEMAIGAAMAISQAGMQPGKDILVAGSDGGPAGLDAVKKGQLLVTVYQDNKGQAVGSIDLAVKMVKKEPYTAELTIPYQQITKENYQAFLNP
- a CDS encoding MAPEG family protein, which gives rise to MSDLLHVYALCVLVLCLKMFAISAYQGVFRLRLKAFTNPEDARFFDRATHGEELPQVTRAAKAWRNDLENIPLFFVLGGLCVALETSNVATRGMFCAFVIARVLHTLAYLARWQPWRTVAYGGGVACLFGLGGMLIWRLA
- a CDS encoding DUF2834 domain-containing protein, translating into MNSRFIALAGLLGFSLYTLVTMLTAEQSLLAFGRELMSRPDTAQVVIDLYLMALLACVWMYRDARRRGRSMVSLLPYFVLTAVFVSVGPLLYLVVNGVRDE
- a CDS encoding helix-turn-helix domain-containing protein codes for the protein MDNPATAGEHLRQLRRHAKLSQLDLALITGISQRHLSCIETGRAKPSPGTLHNLLTTLEAPLEQCNRVFLAAGYAPRYAATPLASPAMAAIREAVSHVLHANNPAPAILLGSQWEVLAANASTGLLFELVGIRPDAAEGVNLLTTLLQPGGLGDHLSNAEEIRTLAWQRATREALGNPELAALLASLPTPANTELPTHMPPLVLTRVRSRQGELSFLSTFTTFGMPQDITLTSLRIEHLIPADEATWQVMRGAYAEYAALVL
- a CDS encoding amidase, giving the protein MMQVTEVSIAQLRAALESGQTTAVELVNAYLARIDAYDGPQTATALNAVVVRNPEALKEAEASDARRAKGETLGPLDGIPYTAKDSYLVKGLTAASGSPAFAHLVAQRDAFTIERLRGGGAICLGKTNMPPMANGGMQRGVYGRAESPYNADYLTAPFASGSSNGAGTATAASFAAFGVAEETWSSGRGPASNNGLCAYTPSRGVISVRGNWPLTPTMDVVVPYARTMADLLEVLDVVVAEDPDTRGDLWRLQPWVPIPSVASVRPASYAELAVTAESLVGKRFGVPRMYINADPDAGTSEKPGIGGPTGQKINTRASVIDLWNDARHALVAAGAEVIDVDFPLVSNCEGDRPGAPTVFTRGLVSKEFLHDELWELSAWAFDDFLRANDDPALNRLADVDGLKIFPHDPGTLPNREDDLAAGMDEYVRMAERGITPWNEISTVPDGLRGLEQTRRIDLEDWMDTLGLDAVLFPTVADVGPADADVNEASADIAWSNGVWVANGNLAIRHLGVPTVTVPMGVMADIGMPVGLTFAGRAYDDSALLRFASAYEATGSKRLVPPRTPPLAAS